The genomic stretch tCATTTATATTCCAATAACCTATAAATATTTTTAGCGTATTTTTTCTGATCTAATGCTGTTCTGATTTATAGTATCAATTCTAAATTCCTGATTTTCTAAAGTTCAGCTGACTACGTCTAACTAAAAAAGCTGATGTTATATCACGTTATTTGAGCTTACTCAGAGTGCTAAAACTTCCACAGTTGATAACAGATAGCAACATATAACTGAGCTCTTGTGAAATTGCAACTTACGGAGAAATTTAAGTCGTGCATTATCAATTGAAAATTGAGAGTAATAATTAACTTGTTTGGAAATTTAGAAATATTAGATGGCGGTATGCTGATTTCAAAGACTTAGATTTGGCGCTGCACGTTGAATTGCATTCATCACAAGCATCATCGTAGACTTTTACTagatctaattaaaatatagaacttTGATTTCGTTATACTTAATATgatcatatgtagtataacgaaatcagagtttaataatttgataaaattgactGTAACCTTTAGTCATTATATATTACTGTGTATTCAATTGCCacattattatttataataaccGTAAAATTTTATTATAACCAGACATTTAAACTATATTTTAAGTACCATAAACTAACCAAACAATAGTGTGATTAATATTTTGAAGGAGAACATGGATATTCACAAAACGAAacaaatgtcatacaattgtgaaacaaTAAAATTCATATAGACCAAATTGCTAATAAATTACTTTACTCATTATAACAAAGATACAACTACCTACAACacgtaaaaggtaaaaaaaataaaaaaataaaaaggaataaaacttgaaattaccaattttgattttttttaccaagtcGAAACACAATGGTTTGTTTGCAGAAAGTTAAAAGTGTAATGTTAATTCCTTTGAAATCTGTAGCAGTAAATAGAGTTGGCATAGACTAAAAACTTTAATGTGTTGGTTTAACACGCGACTCTACACTAGAGTTGATGTGAATACAGTCACAatacttcaaatatttcaattctttattgattgatttaaaatacatatataagtaagcaatggatgtggttgttaaatttgatagatgcttattgtgcttctttgttaaatatttgtttgtttttcttctaatagagattgtgacacagtgatgactgctgtacccctattttgacaatttaccaattttacctataatgtctgtttttttcacgcatcgttgtaaatatagtAGATgcgtctgtcatacaagtgagaggtttagcgctataaaaccagcttAAATCCACcgtttttctacatttgaaatgccTGAACTAATAGTTGGtgtccattcgttagatgtgttttatcatttgattttgctatttgattctgaagattcctcggagttcagtattgttgtgattttactttttggatacACATGTACTTGTATGCATAATGTATAGTTAAATGAATATTGCTTTGATTGCACTTTCCCCTTGAGCTACACAATGCAAAAGCTTAACGTCCTgacttacaataaaaaaaatagaatctgGGTATCAAAAATGTTACTTTTAGTTTACAATAAAAATGTAAGCCCTTTCGTTAATTTCATTACCTATAAGCGcctatattttcttaatttttcacaatttaaGATCGGTTCATTGTTCAAAAGTATTTAAATGAAATCAGAGCATATATTaggaattttaatttcaaaacatgaaTTTCGTCTTTTTCACAAGATTTAAAGCTCACCAGATAATTcttcaatttacaattttatacacaGGTAAGATGATTTTCCTGACACGCTAAAGAAAAGAGATATCACATTTATGGTTTGCATTAGTAAATGCAATAAAATTGCATTTGTGTGGTAAAAATGTATATTGGAAGCGCGctcacctttaaaaaaaatacgcaCAATGTGACATGCACATGCAGCTCTGATCTCTATTCaagaaacaatattaaaataaggTGGTGTTGTAGGATTGCAAGTACGGATATTAAAGGCCCCGAACggtaaaatatgaaacaattcaattaagaATGTTTGTATACTATTGTTCTTTATTTGATGGTTTCATTTTTTgccctggcgttgtcagtttattttctacttgagtttggatgtcccttatatatatatttcgccTCTCTGATAGTAAACTTTGACACATATTAGCGAAAGTAGAGACTGTAAAAATACGGTTTGGTTCGGAGGATTTATAAAAGTCAAACATATCAACGGTATGTTTAAGCTCTGAGTTACCAAGTTTGTATTTCCTGTTTGCTTTTGCTTTATTCTGACATAATTTATTCATTGCTTTTAATTGaatctgaaattttattttttcgatATTCTTTTCTACTGCACCTGTATCCATTGATAATTAAACTTCTAAAAGATGGAAGTTATATTATCATGGAAATAGCAACCTAACTGAAAAGTTATCTCTGAAATGTTCATAATTTCTTAATGGTTATCGAAGACATCTTATATCTTGTTATCACTTGGCCTACTTCAtcactatatattatatatttattgtatccTGTTCCAGAATATCATCTACATTTCAGTAAAAACTAAATCGGTATTCGACATTACATATAAAAATAGCACTCATTTCAACTGTGATGTTTAAAACGTGTTCCACATCCCTAATTGATTCATGGGTGTTTAATTGCTTTCAAGCTaagtaaaaaatgtataataacaaccaaacattttaaaatggATAACCGTAAtaacaatttgaaatgaaagGGGATCTGGATGGGGtttaatgaaaagaaaataatgggACACTATTAGAGAGGAATTAAACCAAAAATAATGAATAGAGAGTAATGgaccaacacaaaaaaaaagaaaaaagaatagcGGACAAAATTTCAGAGAAAAATTaccttaacttaaaaaaataaagaccCCCACCCAGACCCTTAACGTGTAGAATTATCTATGTCAAATTAAATTTCTTTCGTCCTATTCAATTTTATCGAAAAGTAGGTTGCTTGTACAATATTGACACAAAAATGCAAAGAGCTTAACCAATGAATAATATGAAGTCGTTTTACCAAACACTAAGGGTCAAACTGGATTGACTAAATGTCGGATTATATTGCtggtttatttattaaaatattaagttatGTATATTTGAACTAATTTTAACCTTTGAAGCATGCGGCGGGGTTGGGGCAAAACAATAGTGGATCTGTTAAATGATTGCCATACAGTATGAAACACCAGTATGCTTTAGAGTCCTGGATTATCTCCTGTATATAATCTATAAATCTATATAATGAGTATCATCTTCGCCAGCCAAGGGATAAGATCCCGTACCGTAATCCTAAGCTAGCAAAAATGATCTAGTGCTACTGACAgttgatttgatgaaaaatgggGTAAATTCTTTATGACACGACATTTAGTATCAATATTCGCGTGAAAACCATGCAATGTGTAGATTGGAATGGTTAtatgataatttcattttttatataatatattttgaaacaaaaaatctCTTGCATATTATGTTAAAAATCGATTTAGTGGTCTTTAGTGGACAAAGCACAAAATCCACCATATAGCCTTTGAACATACAAGACTATTATTAAAATCAACAATTGTAAGCGGATTACCTTCATAACTTTTGAAATTATACAACCGTAACGGCAAACGTTTTATATATTAACTGAATGAAATCGATTTTCCTTTGTCTTGTCTGATTTAACAAAATAATGACATATTAAATCTGTCAGCGAAAAGTAGGTTACttgattttttacaaatttaacacaaaacttttttgcaataataacaaAGAGATTTTAATATAGATTTTATGTAGTCATTATATCGAACACTTGAGGGTCAATTCGGTTTGAAcaattgttgtttttaaattttgaaaatagttaGTAGTTTACATTAAACTATTAAGCACGACTGAGTTTAGCATTATTCCTTTTACGGAtatacagaaatataaaataaaataagattcaGAGTTCACGTCAAGACACTTCCTATATATACTCTCGAAAAAAAGAGACTATTTTGTTATTAACCATTGTTAActaaaagtgaaataacaaaaatacggaactcctaggaaaattcagaacggaaagtcaaaatcaaaagctcaacatATCAAAACCAGATTCATCCTAGCGAACAATAAGGTGTATCAAGTTAGcaaacaataagccagcgaacagtTAAAGAAATACGTGCTAAACTGATCACGCCTAAACACCGAAGACTTAAAACTCGAATGAGTTGAAGTAATTGCTTGGTCCCGGTAAAATTACCGTTTGATCAATTCATATTTACCTCTGATGAGTCGAACTCGGTTGATTGGAATACTCTGTTAAGTTGTATAAACGTTATAGTCTCGTCGATGTAACTGAATGTAAACTGAACCCGATGTCTCGAAGTTAGAAATTTAAGAAATGTCTAAAGATTCAGACTTTATGATACCAATTTAAATCGGATGTTTTTCTATGCAACCTTATCAATTTCAGAGATCAAACATAAACATGCTTGTTTGTATAACAGTTGAAATAACATGTTTAAAGGGGCCGGTAATTTACACCTTTCTTTATCGTCCAAGCGGAAATTTAGTGTGTTCAACATATTTAGCCTGACACAAAACCGAAACGAATTTAAATGACCCAAGCCGAGTTTACATTTAATTAAATCGTTAGAATAAAAATTCCGTAATTATAATAAATGAAAGGATtaagaaaattatgataaaagCAGATGACCTTTGATCATTAAACTTTTTTCTGAACTTGTTTCGTTCCTCGAGTGATTTCATAAATTATAGTGACTGACCTTCGTAAATACTTGTGTATCGATTTTATTTTGGAATGATTTGTATCTATattcaaaacaatataatttttttttgatacatGTAGCCGAGCATCTCTAATAggattttcaaaattaatctttgatTACCATTGATTACAAACGCATTGTATTTATAATAATGAGATAAATTTAAAAAGTAGACCATACTTTAgtgtaaatatgaaaataattccTAATGCTGATGCATTGATATACAGTTTTGGGACCAGCTGTAGCTGGCCCCAAAAGCAGATGCACAATTTTAATCAATGTACAAATCTTTTAAGTGTCAAAAATCGTATTGAAAACTGTAGGAGCagttgattaaaacaaaacaaatgtaaataatgactgaaatttttaagaactaaaattttcaaacatgtgtCAGAGGTCTTTAACAATGaagattgaaatatttcaaaagcaATTCTACAACAGCTGCTGCTCAACTTCAATATGTGtgtactttatatcaataaaGTTTCAAGAATCCGAGTTTGAAACTATACCAGCGGTAGATTACACTAAATAACTACCAACATGACTCCTCCTGTCGGAAATCCTGCAGCTGTACAAACCGAAATCAATGTTTTATAGACCGATTTGAACTTCGTAATACTCAGCCAAAACAGTTACGATATCAGCCTACAATAAATAAGTTACAAATTCAATAGAAGAATCTATCTTTCAAAAGTGAAACTTCATTTCGTGGATAGattgaaacaagaaaacaaatgcaaagaaaataaatatatgctcAAAACCACCttctttataaaataatattatacTTCTCGCATTTGAACTTGAATTGGACACATTTGTGTATTActttaatatataagaatatacattttatataacatttttttggATCTAaatctgttattttattttcggtctattttgtaaaaatatgctTTCTCTTTCTTCGTTGCAACTAGTAAGCTATCTCTTGTTTTGTCATAATGCAACGCTTGTGCGTCAAGAAGTCCGTCGCTAGAAGATATTAATGTTCTATGCTGCTTACCACAAGGCGATATAAGAATAACTGAATTATTTGATAACACGTACACAAAGTCATCCTCACCTACAGAGATTCCTTGGGGTTGTTTCAAAATACTTTCATCTTTAAAAGTCCATTTTAGGACACCCTGGAAGTCACAGCATGTTACATAATTGTATTGCAATGAAGTATAATAAATATTCTTTCCATTTGAGTCCATAAAAAGACATTGGTCTACAATTGGAAAAATTAGGTTGTTGATAGTTTCAGTGTAAAGGTTTAATATCTTTATTCCAAATTCTGAACAAAATATGACATGCTCGTTTCGTTCTACTAAACTATAACAAAAGGAATCGGCAGTGATAAACTTCCTTATCTTCCTGTCCTGAATGTCGACAATGTTTATACCACCTTTGTAGTTGACATTTGACGATACAAAAACCGTGTTATATGTTGTTCCATTTGCAACCGCGTATGCACCTGGTATTGATATCTCAAAATCTTTGGAACCGTCGGCCTTTATCAAAATTAGCATGTTCCTTTCACAGCATGTAAACGCCATTCTACCATCAGGAAGAGAACAGCAACCTCTGACATTCTTAAATGTCGTCTTTATTGTCTGCTGCAACCGAGCTGTTACCTTTTtaatggtttttgtttgtttttttggaataattATTTGCGCTTGCTTTTTCTTTCTTACTCGTAATGCAGCTTTGGTCGGCTTAAACACAACTGCAATTTCACCAAATTTTTGTACGTTTTTCACTATGGTTTCGACAGATTCATCTTTGTTAAAAGTGATGACTCTTGTATTCACTTTGTCTCCGACAAGGCATGATTGAATGAACTCGTCTTCGTTAGCTAAATCCTGCTCTATTCGTTTTATTGACATAAATGTCTGGAGGTTGGATGCATGGTGCTTGATATTTGCCACTGAATTCTggtattttgttaaattattctCCTTTTCTTCTAATTTTTTAACCAGCTGTGAAACTTTTCTTCTTTCTGTTTCCTCTACTTCTTGTAGTTCATCTACCAGCTTCTTCTGTATTTTATTGAGATGGCTATCGATCTTTAATCGAATTTTctgaatttgtttttcaatttgttttctgttttttgaaAGTGAAGTAATATTTCCCTTGTACAACTTTtgtatttctttaatattatcCACAACTTCATTAAGTGTTTCCTCAATTTCTTGGAAAGAGGAAGAGGTCTTAGCAGTCTTGATTATGTCGTCGATATTGACAACTTCATGGCATCCTTTATGTACCTCATTGACACACTTATCACAACATAACATTTCATGATCTTTGCagtataaaattaatttttcctCATGCTTAGTACAAGCCTGGAGAGTCTGCAGGACATTTGGAGGCAGCATCTGGTATTCAGCCATTGGTATCGTTTTGTGTTGTCTGGTTGCCTTTGCTAAGCTGTGGTGTTCTACACAACCCGAACAAAACCCTTCATCACACTCAGGGCACCAGACTTTGGAAGGGTTGGTCACGTGACGAAGATCACATATACCACAAATATTTGTTGCAGTGGCCATTATTTCACTAGTTTTTACTGTAAAAAAAGATTCGATATGCATATTTCTTAATAATGTATATCAGGAAGAAAAGATGGAAGTCCAAATACCCTTCTTTAATATTAAACCAGAAAATCATACAATGCAATTCTACAAAACATCAAGGGTTAACAAGCTGTTATATCGTGTCTGCTTTTCTTATTACGACTGAGTTCAATATGTTCCTTTAGGTTAAGAATTAAATATAAGTTTCACAATACCTTAACATTGGTAAATAATCTATATAGTCTCCGGTTGAGAGTTGTCTAGTTGCCAATTATAACAAATCTTCTTAAAGTAAGATATAACGAAGCATTTCaaagctttttagaaagctaatACTTGTACAGCAGTTTCTAAAAAACACTTAAATATTGTAgaagtttttgtaaagttttttttcagGGTAATTTTTTTCgacaaacaattaaaataatgGGTAAAATATCATGATACATATTGGCAAACTTATGGTTGACCATCAGCCCCGATATCAAACGACAGTAGTTTAAAATATATGACAATTAATGACAATGAACGACATTGACAAGTTCAACTAAATGAATTATCGGTTTGCAAATTAATATATCATGATAAAAAAACAGGTCACAATTGTATGTATGTATAAGCACATCAGAATTGAaccctgttaattacctgaagcAAGACCAATTCCAACATAAGCTGTGACACATAAAAGCTACATAGACAAGGAAGGTAAAAGGTAAAAATAGTACTTGATCACGTGATTGTCTGCAAACTTGGTTACAATACAAACAGGTAAACAAGCAGTTACATGATCTTTAAGTGTTGGTtcattttaaatctatttttgagAAGTACCTGAAATTGCTCAAATTAACGAACGTGTACcagaatatatacataaaaaaaaaaaaaaattagaaatattacaaaaagtattaaaatacaaTAGCTGGAAATTGATGATAAATACATTTAACCAGTAAGAAACTTAGATATATTTTAACAATGGTTTACAGTCATTTAATCAGTCTTGCAAACCCACAGAAAGACCAAAATGacttggaattttggtcctcaatgctcttcaacttcgtactttatttggcctttttaacttttttgattcgagcgttactggttagtcttttgtagacgaaacgcgcgtctggcgtatatactaaatttagtcctggtatctatgatgagtttattttcaattgttaGGTTTATGTATTTTATGAGTTTGCATGTATTAGTTATCACAAATAAAGTTGGTTGAGCgtttatccttccggagcacctgagaccaccccaagtttttttttggttcattttgCTAAGTCTTAAGTTTTCGacgttgtgttttgtaaactggtACTTGTCTGTTAGTCACTTTCTTTTTTAACTtagttttcagtttatttattttcgacttatgagtttgaatatccctttggtatctttcgcctctctttaagAATCCTATGATTAATATACCTaaatggagttattttctttcagaacgataaACGATACCAAGTTTAAAAGAAATATGATTCAATGCATAGAATAATGACCTGTATAAGGTCATTATTTTTCTggttaaaatgaaaattataattaACTTAAGCATTTAATTCATTTGAGAGTGTTATTGCTAATAGAGGATCTACATTTTTAATATTCGATCTTTGATAGCTTTAAGGCAGAAACAATACTTTTTCTCCGTTTATTAGCCTGATTTACAAAAATTCGTCATTCACCCTGATTTTAACTATCGAAACAGATATTGcaaagttttgtttatttatcgctCCAATAAAGGGACATTACATGTATGTGAGATAAATTTAATATTGCCAAACTTTTCATAACACTTTTAAAACAAGCCAGATAAAACACATTCGTGAGTGggattttgaaaatcttactgATTGACACTGTATTGGAAATAATACTTTGACTTACTTGTATAAATAATCGTTTTCGTGTTACATGCACATGTATCAGGACTTAGATCTATCTTCGtgtcatttcttaattttttacatatttatctACTTTCACCCTCTCAAATATTAAAATGACCAACTATTAATTCTTTtaatcctttaactttactttccgctatatagatggtgTTCTCtcactaaaaaaatcaaaatttggtgacaatgttgaacgcatctatcccatcgaacaagaaataaaggatactacagatacagttaagtctgcctcatatcttgacttacatatagaaattgacaatgagggtcggttgaaaacaaacatttacgacaaaagagatgatttcagcttcccaattgtgaactttccatttctatgaagGAACATACTAACAGCGCcggcatacggagtatatatattccctagatgaaacgatatttccgggcttgtatttcctatcatgatttccttgatagagggttgctgctcacaaggaagctaataaagcaagagttccaaatgatgaagtggAAATCATCCtctcgtaaattttacggacgccatcacgagttggttgaccgttatggaatatccctTTCACAGATactatcggatatgttccttatgtcattACTACAATTCCGTTCCCGCtacacgaatgtgacctaccgaattagactatttaccgggtttgtaataacacgagcAACCCTTTCTGAACACCTGAGATCGACCCCAGTTTTTgatgtggttcgtgttgcttagtctttagttttctatgttgtgtcttttgtactattatttgtctgtttgtcgttttcttttttagacatggccatgttagtttattttcgatctatgagtttgactgtccttctggtatcttttacCCCATGTTTATAAGAGGGGTGTGAAATTTTATCCAGAttctctgtttaaaaaaaatattctgaatagtTCAATTCGTTAGAAATTATTGAAAACTAtgatttttcttgataaaaatgTCATGAAGACATAAAAAAATACCCATAACACTTTCTTTTTATCAACTAATTTGGTACAATAAATCGGGATGTTGTACGACACGAAAACCCTTTAAATAAGCAATATCTTTATGtttatgggtaatttcattgttcaaaCATCTTAATTGAATAATACTGTGAATTTCGACAGATTAAAAGATTATCAGCCTAACACACCATTGTAACAAGTAGTACAGTACAACACCATATCTATGTCATAACATTGGAATTATCAAAGACCATTACTTTTAGTAATATTACACAATGGTGGTATTTCGGGTATTTTCTTTTCTTGGAACTTGTAAAAACACATATTATTGTTCCTCATTAATTGTTTAAGAGTAAAGCTGGTCGTTGTTTTactctttttaattgtttaaaactttgtcatcgtttatattttataattcagtACTGTATGGCATCGTAGTTAGTTACGGGCGGAATATTATAGAACAGCGATATTTGACTGTAAATGTAATTATACATCTGGTTGCAGGATAAGAAACATATTTCTAGTGAGTAAAACGTCATCTTGTGGAAAAAATCTACCCGACTCTTTTACCCAATTCAAATTACAAGTACACATGTAAGTTAAATTGGAAATGtataaaaacaatcaaacaattgTAAAATGGATTACCTTATTAACAAATTGATCGAAATGAAAGGGGATCGGGATGGGGTGtgaagaatagaaaataatgggacactattatagaaaaattaactaaagaataaagaatagtgaaaaatgAACCACcacaaataaagaaaagaaaataagggacaacaaaataaaaagagaaaaatgaCCTAATGTTTTAAAGAATACAGGAATGAAGATCCCCACACGGCCACTGATTGAATTAAAAATCGTAAAGGTGTGCAATCTCTAATGATTATTATATCTAATTAAAAAATAGGTTACATGTAACTGATTTTACAGAATTGACACAAAGCTTTAGTAATAATAACACAGAGCTTAAGGGTTCAATTGTTTAAGATAATAGTCggtttaaatatttaaacatattgatGCATTTAAAACCCTTTAAACTATTAATTTAGAGTAAtttttgaattgttaaaaaaaaaacaataacaaaaaatgaaaaagagatTCAGGGTATACGTCATTGCGACCACACACATAAAAATACAGGAGACATCTACTGCATATGTCTAGTAACTTCTAAAATATACAACAGGAGAAAAAAATTGCACCACTACGACACGTATTACAAGTTAAGAAAAAGGACccgaaaatatgtaaataaagtttaaacatttgtttttgccAAGACAGTAATAGTAAATACATTATAAaggttaaagaaaaaaatactaattggaaaaatgaaaacaacacgttataaaatTCATGCTTCCAAGGCACTTCTCTGTATTCACATGAACCTTCATTGGGACGCTTGCGCCGACTATTTGAGAGCtgaggatgtataagaaccggaACAGAGATTCATGATCAAAACAGGACCTAcataatagccaaattcatctaaggtcaactttgcatgAGAAAGTTGagaccttagtttctttataatttcttaATTGACAAACGGGCAATTTAAGATAGATTCGTTATAAATCATTCAAGATCAAGTCACTGAGTACTAAGCTGATGATAACCTCGGGGACTGCTAGTCAACCAGAAGAGGTATAGCCCCAGTGCTACAAAAATAACAACCAACACATTATAAATGTAATACGTCTGAAGCTTttttttctggatctaccttcaaCAGGAACacttttaacatatttgtttgttttttaaagtgtttaagattataacacaatgttgactgctatactaCTTTTTGACATATTTAACTATTATGTCAGTTAGTGATGTTTGCAAATGGTTGTCGATATAATGAAAGGTTTATCAAGTTATAAAATCCTTCATTTTCTTCAGTATCAAGTTAGGAATATGTTAGTTGtttccattcgtttcatgtgtttgagcttttgattttgtcatttggtaAAAGACTTTCTGCTTTGAATTTTCCATTAAGTTTggtatgttttgatattttaccCTTTTCTCAAACGTGTCCAGTCGTCCTCGTGCGTGATAATGAATGGCTGAGTTCCGCAATAGCCGTTCCGGGGTTTTTTCCGTTTACGTTCCGACCATTAGTATTTACAGATTTTCACTTCCGGGACGTTCAACCACTTTAAGCAGGAAAAATTCACAACAAGCCATTCATCATAGTATAACAGAAAGGAGAGCGACCATGTATTAATTCTATTCAACTAGTTACTTTAATTTATGGTAAGGTTAGGATTTATGAGTATGCTTCTTGTCATAAATGTGATAGTAAAGCGTAAAAAGCACGAAATTGGAATCAATACATGTGAAAACAAGACTTCACAAGATGTTGTTTTTCTTCAACCAACACGATTTTAAGATAAATTCTTACACATATAtccgtgtttgtttgtttgaaatcCACATTTTTAACATCTGTGCCTCATAATCAAAAGATTTTATTCCAAAAACATAAGAAAGCTTTAAAATGCTCATAAAAtaagaaatactttaaatttattggATTTATTATCCAAAAATGGACCAAAATTGGGTACATATATCATTACTATCAGATTACCGTCTTTTtagtgttaaaaaaaattgtatatcttCATAATACCTGTCATAATGCAAATCCCATTTATAATAAGaccatacatgtacaatgtagtacAAATGAGAACTTTTAAGTACAAATCCTACTTTTTGAAGGCTGTTCAAAGAACACTGTTATCGTTCTTTAATTTTCCTGGTCCACTAACAGTCCCGTTCCTGGACCGTGTTTTAgttgcatttttttatttcttcattttgtaTGCCTCAAATATATAGCAAGTACATGTAGGCtgtagctacatgtacatgtacaaaagtatATAACACGGTTAAATATTGTACGTACTAGGGGTGAAATTCAATGCTAAtcaaatttgggtcataaattttaaagtaaagttatGATTGTTGCAGTGTTTTAGTCTAGa from Mytilus edulis chromosome 7, xbMytEdul2.2, whole genome shotgun sequence encodes the following:
- the LOC139483604 gene encoding nuclear factor 7, brain-like isoform X1 codes for the protein MATATNICGICDLRHVTNPSKVWCPECDEGFCSGCVEHHSLAKATRQHKTIPMAEYQMLPPNVLQTLQACTKHEEKLILYCKDHEMLCCDKCVNEVHKGCHEVVNIDDIIKTAKTSSSFQEIEETLNEVVDNIKEIQKLYKGNITSLSKNRKQIEKQIQKIRLKIDSHLNKIQKKLVDELQEVEETERRKVSQLVKKLEEKENNLTKYQNSVANIKHHASNLQTFMSIKRIEQDLANEDEFIQSCLVGDKVNTRVITFNKDESVETIVKNVQKFGEIAVVFKPTKAALRVRKKKQAQIIIPKKQTKTIKKVTARLQQTIKTTFKNVRGCCSLPDGRMAFTCCERNMLILIKADGSKDFEISIPGAYAVANGTTYNTVFVSSNVNYKGGINIVDIQDRKIRKFITADSFCYSLVERNEHVIFCSEFGIKILNLYTETINNLIFPIVDQCLFMDSNGKNIYYTSLQYNYVTCCDFQGVLKWTFKDESILKQPQGISVGEDDFVYVLSNNSVILISPCGKQHRTLISSSDGLLDAQALHYDKTRDSLLVATKKEKAYFYKIDRK
- the LOC139483604 gene encoding nuclear factor 7, brain-like isoform X2 — encoded protein: MATATNICGICDLRHVTNPSKVWCPECDEGFCSGCVEHHSLAKATRQHKTIPMAEYQMLPPNVLQTLQACTKHEEKLILYCKDHEMLCCDKCVNEVHKGCHEVVNIDDIIKTAKTSSSFQEIEETLNEVVDNIKEIQKLYKGNITSLSKNRKQIEKQIQKIRLKIDSHLNKIQKKLVDELQEVEETERRKVSQLVKKLEEKENNLTKYQNSVANIKHHASNLQTFMSIKRIEQDLANEDEFIQSCLVGDKVNTRVITFNKDESVETIVKNVQKFGEIAVVFKPTKAALRVRKKKQAQIIIPKKQTKTIKKVTARLQQTIKTTFKNVRGCCSLPDGRMAFTCCERNMLILIKADGSKDFEISIPGAYAVANGTTYNTVFVSSNVNYKGGINIVDIQDRKIRKFITADSFCYSLVERNEHVIFCSEFGIKILNLYTETINNLIFPIVDQCLFMDSNGKNIYYTSLQYNYVTCCDFQGVLKWTFKDESILKQPQGISVG